In Phormidium yuhuli AB48, one genomic interval encodes:
- a CDS encoding DUF3153 domain-containing protein — MNFLKSVLTPIYAAIAAALFSRLGRVRRSRPLIIATLTALLLSGCVRYDVGIHFDSQTHGDIIQDVTLSQRFVNLSGTTVDRWTESLKRRARSLQGSTQQIGDRRWRVVIPFNNGDDLVYKFEQFFNPLDSHGPTPDPTQEIPELETHLTLDQQNFIFAISNHLSLDVDLRALGVLSTEGNLLISPTGLVDLSFRLITPWGAQLATVSGPNSPTFEETTLIWPLEPGETQHLEVDFWVPSPIGIGALLIILLVAIASYLKETVLPALGLGRSPRATTPTPGEQPSETPSS; from the coding sequence GTGAATTTTCTTAAGTCTGTTCTTACCCCAATTTATGCGGCGATCGCGGCGGCCCTGTTCTCACGACTGGGTCGGGTGCGGCGATCGCGACCTCTTATCATCGCCACCCTCACGGCCCTGTTGTTGTCGGGATGTGTCCGCTACGATGTGGGGATTCACTTCGACAGCCAAACCCATGGAGACATTATCCAGGATGTCACCTTATCGCAACGATTTGTCAACCTTAGCGGCACGACCGTAGACCGGTGGACGGAGAGTCTGAAACGACGAGCGCGATCGCTACAAGGTTCAACACAACAAATCGGCGATCGCCGCTGGCGGGTGGTGATTCCCTTCAATAATGGTGATGACCTGGTCTATAAGTTTGAACAGTTCTTTAACCCGCTGGACTCTCATGGGCCCACCCCGGACCCAACCCAGGAGATCCCCGAATTGGAAACCCATCTGACTTTAGATCAACAAAACTTCATTTTTGCCATCTCCAACCACCTCAGCTTAGATGTGGATTTGCGGGCCTTGGGGGTTCTCTCCACCGAGGGAAATCTGCTCATTAGTCCCACAGGACTTGTGGATTTGAGCTTCCGCCTCATAACCCCCTGGGGAGCCCAACTCGCCACCGTTTCTGGCCCCAACTCACCCACCTTTGAGGAGACCACCCTGATTTGGCCCTTGGAACCGGGAGAAACCCAACATCTGGAGGTAGATTTCTGGGTTCCGAGTCCTATTGGGATTGGGGCATTGCTGATTATTCTCCTGGTGGCGATCGCCTCCTATCTTAAAGAGACCGTACTACCCGCCCTAGGACTAGGACGCTCCCCCCGGGCCACAACCCCCACCCCCGGGGAACAGCCCTCGGAAACCCCCAGTTCTTAA
- a CDS encoding HhoA/HhoB/HtrA family serine endopeptidase, producing MNLSGRQIATYVLLFALGGGIGGLLSRQSWTLTSNPSNPGSNLTLDPVVLQPTQWQIELSPEEIDGHLNGNPNFIARAAERVGPAVVRIDATRRISSRGSNSLQDNLFRRFFGEESPRRPERTERGTGSGFILAADGQILTNAHVVEGAEVVEVTLRDGRKFEGQVVGRDALTDVAVVKIEAAGLPTATLGSSDNLVAGQWAIAIGNPLGLDNTVTVGIISATGRSSAQVGISDKRVRFVQTDAAINPGNSGGPLLNDRGEVIGVNTAIRANAQGLGFAIPIETAQRIAEQLFASGKAQHPFLGVEMLDLTAEIVAELERNSHVNLNLTQDYGVLVQSVRPNSPAARSGIRVGDIITRIDGQMVDTALDVQAAVERTEVGQRIPIEVLRDGEVLTIPVRPEAMSEHDSFG from the coding sequence ATGAACCTTTCCGGGAGACAAATCGCAACCTATGTGCTTCTGTTCGCTCTAGGAGGGGGGATTGGTGGCCTACTCAGTCGTCAGAGTTGGACCTTGACCTCCAACCCCTCTAATCCTGGGTCTAACTTGACGTTAGATCCTGTGGTGTTGCAGCCGACCCAATGGCAAATCGAGCTTTCCCCAGAGGAGATTGATGGCCACTTAAACGGCAACCCCAACTTTATTGCCAGAGCCGCAGAACGAGTCGGACCGGCAGTGGTGCGTATTGATGCCACCCGTCGCATTAGTTCTCGGGGTTCCAACTCCCTGCAAGATAATCTGTTTCGGCGCTTTTTTGGGGAGGAGTCCCCACGACGGCCAGAGCGTACTGAACGAGGCACAGGGTCGGGCTTTATTTTAGCGGCTGATGGACAAATTCTCACCAATGCTCATGTGGTGGAAGGGGCAGAGGTCGTTGAGGTCACCTTGCGGGATGGCCGTAAGTTTGAAGGTCAGGTGGTGGGCCGGGATGCCTTGACGGATGTGGCGGTGGTGAAAATTGAAGCGGCGGGATTACCCACTGCGACGTTAGGCTCTTCGGATAACTTAGTGGCCGGCCAATGGGCGATCGCCATCGGCAACCCTCTCGGTTTAGATAACACCGTGACCGTCGGCATTATCAGCGCCACCGGACGGTCGAGCGCCCAGGTGGGAATTAGTGATAAGCGGGTGCGTTTTGTGCAAACCGATGCGGCCATCAATCCGGGTAATTCTGGGGGTCCGTTACTCAATGATCGAGGGGAAGTGATTGGGGTAAACACAGCCATTCGCGCTAATGCTCAGGGCCTCGGCTTTGCCATTCCCATTGAAACTGCTCAACGCATTGCCGAGCAACTGTTCGCCTCTGGTAAAGCTCAACACCCGTTCCTTGGGGTAGAAATGCTGGACTTAACCGCTGAAATTGTCGCTGAACTAGAACGGAATTCTCACGTCAACCTCAATTTAACTCAAGACTATGGGGTTCTAGTTCAATCCGTCCGTCCCAACTCTCCTGCGGCCCGTTCAGGAATCCGTGTCGGCGATATTATTACCCGCATTGATGGGCAAATGGTGGATACGGCGCTGGATGTGCAGGCAGCAGTGGAGCGAACCGAGGTAGGTCAACGAATCCCCATTGAAGTCCTGCGGGACGGCGAGGTGCTGACAATTCCCGTCCGTCCCGAGGCTATGTCCGAGCATGACAGTTTTGGTTAG
- a CDS encoding DUF760 domain-containing protein: MVFDPEIFAQMKESEEVSNQLLAYLQHQSPDILARVAKSASPEIKDIISRNVQGLIGVLPSEEFNVQISTDRENMAGMLASAMMTGYFLRQMEQRMELDRQVSQVDSPEGDSPSCE, translated from the coding sequence ATGGTTTTCGACCCAGAAATTTTTGCTCAGATGAAAGAAAGTGAGGAGGTTAGCAACCAACTTCTCGCCTATCTGCAACACCAATCCCCAGACATTCTGGCACGGGTCGCCAAGTCGGCTAGTCCAGAAATCAAGGACATCATCTCTCGGAATGTTCAAGGACTTATCGGCGTGCTTCCTTCTGAAGAGTTTAACGTCCAAATCTCCACCGATCGCGAAAATATGGCTGGGATGCTCGCCTCAGCCATGATGACCGGTTATTTTTTGCGCCAAATGGAACAACGCATGGAACTTGACCGCCAAGTCTCCCAAGTTGACAGCCCCGAGGGAGATAGCCCCAGCTGTGAGTAA
- the scpB gene encoding SMC-Scp complex subunit ScpB has translation MKPTQKQPQRRLATVLEAILYLKGQALSLSQLADCAGCDRPQVQEALLELMDDYARRDSALEIVELKGHYSLQLRESFQDVMLELVPAELGLGAQRTLAAIAIKQPLLQSDLVELRGSGAYQQVKDLVELGLVRRRKSADGRSYELRLTDKFHQYFQLQGTVQSLDWIAKG, from the coding sequence ATGAAACCGACTCAGAAACAGCCCCAGCGGCGCTTAGCGACCGTCTTAGAAGCAATTTTATATTTGAAAGGACAGGCCCTATCCCTGAGCCAGTTAGCCGACTGTGCTGGCTGCGATCGCCCCCAAGTCCAAGAGGCCCTGTTGGAATTGATGGATGATTACGCTCGACGGGATAGTGCCCTGGAAATTGTCGAACTCAAAGGTCACTATAGCCTGCAACTGCGGGAAAGTTTCCAAGATGTGATGTTAGAGTTAGTGCCAGCCGAACTCGGACTCGGGGCCCAACGCACCCTGGCGGCGATCGCCATCAAGCAACCCCTGCTACAGTCAGATCTCGTGGAATTGCGGGGGTCTGGCGCCTATCAACAAGTGAAAGACTTAGTCGAACTCGGGTTAGTCCGTCGCCGCAAGTCTGCCGATGGCCGCTCCTACGAATTACGCCTGACGGACAAATTCCACCAGTATTTTCAACTACAAGGCACCGTGCAGTCCCTTGATTGGATCGCCAAGGGGTAG
- a CDS encoding type II toxin-antitoxin system VapC family toxin: MIIGDTGVLFCLVDPTQAQHNVYKRWISGYGQPLITTWPCLAEAMYLTSRRGGWAMQKRVGNLLLEGLFLTYEIAPDLIPRLLELMEQYRDRPMDFADASLVLLAEQTGYRQILTLDSDFFFYRIHGRESFEVLLSQDPS; encoded by the coding sequence ATGATTATCGGCGATACGGGTGTACTCTTCTGTCTCGTCGATCCCACCCAAGCTCAACATAATGTCTATAAACGATGGATCTCAGGTTACGGACAACCCCTGATTACCACCTGGCCTTGCTTGGCTGAAGCGATGTACCTCACCTCCCGTCGTGGGGGGTGGGCGATGCAGAAACGAGTCGGCAACTTACTCCTCGAAGGGTTGTTCCTCACCTATGAGATTGCTCCCGATCTCATCCCGAGACTTCTAGAATTGATGGAACAGTATCGCGATCGCCCTATGGACTTCGCCGATGCCAGCCTCGTCCTTTTAGCCGAACAAACCGGCTACCGCCAAATTCTGACCCTAGATTCAGACTTTTTCTTCTACCGCATTCATGGCCGCGAGAGTTTTGAGGTGTTGTTGAGCCAAGACCCATCCTAA
- a CDS encoding ribbon-helix-helix domain-containing protein, whose product MTIILPGELEEMIQHHVDQGHYPSAVEVVRAALTLLGEQEQRDRHEDQNGDSAIEGQQTMTDQPDPNRDYGAAWAKWFQDLESPEPPMERTTVKPSKSEIEAIIIEKYRKQGLEL is encoded by the coding sequence ATGACTATTATTCTTCCCGGCGAACTTGAAGAGATGATTCAACATCATGTAGACCAGGGACATTATCCCTCTGCGGTTGAGGTGGTACGTGCCGCTTTAACGCTTCTCGGGGAACAAGAACAGCGCGATCGCCATGAAGACCAGAATGGAGACTCGGCGATCGAGGGACAGCAGACAATGACAGACCAACCCGACCCAAATCGCGACTATGGTGCCGCTTGGGCAAAATGGTTCCAGGACTTAGAAAGCCCAGAACCGCCCATGGAGCGGACTACCGTAAAACCAAGCAAATCAGAAATTGAAGCGATAATTATTGAAAAGTATCGCAAGCAAGGCTTAGAGCTATGA
- the gghA gene encoding glucosylglycerol hydrolase produces MVTTTRRAAEITLVADETQKLLDWVQGVQASDETIFHKSQQIARRLGAYYRPDGLTEIGFWVPELSPGEIQPKNIYLEIFTPLGDIHPSQDLQTVTFRREYVNLQRDGEYMWGVLSGMKAGDANQFGSFYWLRYLDYDNDVSTIGDFLADSLPYGVYAPAELYDRDKLQRDRRDKAYFQQFRTDDGSPVKVKPPTNILQLHVNTASPNGYLSGLTQLFQKISDKLANGEPLTPAEENYVGYEAVQLLPIEPTVEYLGHREHGHGFFLCSDEDRLQMDPESESIEHESDEIKVQLKKPDTENWGYDIVIFGMAATNPSVLETQRPDEVVEFIETLHNFSTGPIQVVYDIVYGHADNQALNLLNGRFLKGPNMYGQDVNHQNPGVRAILLEMQRRKSDTGVDGIRVDGAQDFKYFNPMSGRVEYDDVYLQEMAQVPQEIAGSCRYPYTIFEDGRPWPAEGWEEISTYRDIIEFLPESFQWGPLVFAHNTPSLQKFWSRKWKRVCEVMQVGANWITGCGNHDTLRRGTQVDPEMPINWNLGKTLPEVLNNAYDNPAITMLVYGFSPGLPMDFINCTMRAPWGFLRNTDDRYGVKVVAEEAGFLDWQVEPEVYDLSGIFPRLKRMGFRKIGELRQFMRGLQHAIEETDYDLDEVAHICQRHLGHQSDSTEMKEEAKSLTSAAELQKLNVSEKSPILQELDVGKLKEFATAFMEDAHEICNVWNHEQFLDAQQTAYNRQLRQFRLARPWLRENFGARDRFNHIDEETATLYYGLRTSPDETEQVAIATHMGGDPLTVTLGDWLQLDLEEWEIALTSPGLDISDLRTLTLSDSQGVLLTRVNR; encoded by the coding sequence ATGGTTACAACCACTCGTCGCGCCGCTGAAATTACCCTTGTTGCGGATGAAACTCAAAAACTCCTGGATTGGGTGCAGGGGGTTCAAGCCTCAGATGAGACAATTTTTCATAAATCCCAACAAATCGCCCGCCGTTTAGGGGCCTACTATCGCCCGGATGGGTTGACGGAAATTGGCTTCTGGGTTCCTGAACTCAGTCCTGGGGAGATTCAACCGAAAAACATCTATTTGGAAATCTTCACCCCCCTCGGAGACATCCATCCCAGCCAAGACTTGCAAACGGTGACCTTCCGCCGCGAGTATGTGAATCTACAGCGGGATGGGGAATATATGTGGGGAGTCTTGTCGGGAATGAAAGCTGGAGACGCCAACCAGTTTGGCTCGTTTTACTGGCTGCGGTATCTCGACTATGACAACGATGTTAGTACCATTGGCGACTTTCTAGCGGATTCCTTGCCCTATGGGGTCTATGCGCCAGCAGAACTGTACGATCGCGACAAACTCCAGCGCGATCGCCGGGATAAGGCTTATTTCCAACAATTCCGCACGGACGATGGTAGCCCCGTCAAAGTCAAGCCGCCCACGAACATCTTACAGCTTCATGTCAACACCGCCTCCCCCAATGGCTACCTTTCTGGGTTAACCCAACTTTTCCAAAAGATTTCCGACAAACTAGCCAACGGTGAACCCCTCACCCCAGCCGAAGAAAACTATGTCGGCTATGAGGCGGTGCAACTCCTACCCATCGAACCCACGGTGGAATATCTTGGTCATCGCGAACATGGTCATGGCTTCTTTTTGTGTAGCGATGAAGACCGCTTACAGATGGACCCCGAGAGTGAGTCCATTGAACATGAATCCGATGAAATTAAGGTGCAACTGAAGAAGCCGGACACGGAAAATTGGGGCTATGACATCGTTATTTTTGGCATGGCGGCCACCAATCCCTCGGTCTTGGAAACCCAGCGTCCTGATGAAGTGGTAGAGTTTATTGAAACTCTCCATAATTTCTCCACTGGACCGATTCAAGTGGTGTATGACATTGTCTATGGTCATGCTGACAACCAAGCCCTGAATCTCCTCAATGGTCGCTTTTTAAAAGGACCGAATATGTATGGGCAGGATGTGAACCACCAGAACCCGGGAGTGCGGGCTATCCTCTTGGAAATGCAGCGCCGCAAGTCAGATACGGGTGTGGACGGTATTCGCGTTGATGGGGCCCAAGATTTTAAATACTTCAATCCCATGTCCGGTCGGGTGGAGTATGATGATGTGTACCTGCAAGAAATGGCCCAGGTTCCTCAGGAAATTGCGGGCAGTTGTCGCTACCCCTACACCATTTTTGAGGATGGACGACCCTGGCCGGCAGAAGGTTGGGAAGAGATTTCTACCTATCGGGATATTATTGAGTTTCTCCCGGAAAGTTTCCAATGGGGACCGCTGGTTTTTGCCCATAATACTCCCAGTTTACAGAAGTTTTGGAGTCGTAAATGGAAGCGGGTTTGTGAAGTGATGCAGGTGGGGGCGAACTGGATTACCGGCTGCGGTAATCACGATACCCTACGGCGCGGGACACAAGTTGACCCGGAGATGCCCATTAACTGGAATTTGGGGAAAACCTTGCCGGAGGTGTTGAATAATGCCTACGATAACCCGGCAATTACGATGTTGGTCTATGGCTTTAGTCCGGGGTTGCCGATGGACTTTATTAACTGCACTATGCGCGCGCCCTGGGGTTTTCTGCGCAATACGGATGACCGCTATGGGGTGAAGGTGGTCGCGGAAGAAGCCGGGTTCTTGGATTGGCAAGTTGAACCGGAGGTTTATGACCTCTCGGGCATTTTTCCGCGTCTGAAACGCATGGGATTTAGAAAAATTGGTGAGTTGCGTCAGTTTATGCGCGGCTTGCAACATGCCATTGAAGAGACGGATTATGACCTGGATGAAGTGGCTCACATTTGTCAGCGTCATTTGGGGCATCAGTCTGACTCCACGGAGATGAAAGAGGAGGCGAAAAGTCTCACGTCGGCCGCCGAGTTACAAAAACTCAATGTGTCGGAGAAGTCTCCCATTCTGCAAGAGTTGGATGTGGGTAAACTGAAAGAGTTTGCCACCGCCTTTATGGAGGATGCTCATGAGATTTGTAATGTTTGGAACCATGAGCAATTTTTAGATGCTCAACAGACGGCCTACAATCGGCAGTTACGGCAGTTCCGTTTGGCGCGGCCCTGGTTGCGGGAGAATTTCGGCGCTCGCGATCGCTTCAATCATATTGATGAAGAGACGGCGACGCTCTATTACGGACTACGCACCAGTCCTGATGAAACGGAACAGGTGGCGATCGCCACTCACATGGGCGGTGATCCCCTCACGGTCACCTTGGGGGATTGGCTACAACTGGATTTAGAGGAGTGGGAGATTGCCCTCACCTCTCCAGGGCTAGACATTAGCGATTTACGAACCCTCACCCTCAGCGATAGTCAAGGGGTGTTACTGACTCGGGTCAACCGTTAA
- the glgB gene encoding 1,4-alpha-glucan branching protein GlgB — MTIVAPEQIQKITNNQHQNPFEVLGSHKLSDNNGKSAWVVRAYLPKADAAWVIRPEERESYPMHSVHHPNFFECEIEAAELKNYQLKVKEGDRERVFYDPYAFRSAKLTEFDRYLFAEGNHHRIYEKLGAHPTEINGIAGVYFAVWAPNARNVSIVGDFNEWDGRKDQMERTESGIWELFIPQLPSGTIYKYEIKNPEGHIYLKSDPYGFAQQVRPDTASKVVDLNQYQWQDEDWLEQRRHQDPHDQPISVYELHAGSWLHTGAEHPPDSGEVVRVSEKPEGRFLTYRELADKLIPYVKDLGYTHIELLPIAEHPYDGSWGYQVAGYFAPTSRFGSPEDFMYFVDQCHANDLGVIVDWVPGHFPKDSHGLAYFDGTHLYEHDDPRKGEHKEWGTYVFNYSRHEVRNFLVSNALFWFDKYHIDGIRVDAVASMLYLDYNRNDGEWVPNRYGGHENLEAADFLRQLNYLIFGYYPGILSIAEESTAWPLVSRPTYLGGLGFNFKWNMGWMHDMLDYFSEDPIHRRYHHNHVTFSLMYAFSENFMLALSHDEVVHGKGSLWDRMPGDDWQKFANLRCLFSYMFTHPGKKTMFMGMEFGQHKEWNAWGDLQWELLNHESHQKFKQFFKDLNGIYRSQPALYTQDFSDEGFEWIDCNDADNSVVSFIRKDQYSDEFVVTVCNFTPVPHHDYWIGVPQAGFYEELFNSDAECYGGSNMGNGGGKATVEWSNPKWHQALPLCLPPLSVMVFKHKPDA, encoded by the coding sequence ATGACTATCGTTGCCCCTGAACAAATCCAAAAAATCACCAACAATCAACACCAGAACCCCTTTGAAGTTTTAGGATCTCACAAACTCTCCGACAACAACGGTAAAAGTGCTTGGGTGGTGCGAGCCTATCTCCCCAAAGCCGATGCCGCCTGGGTCATTCGTCCCGAAGAACGGGAGAGTTACCCGATGCACAGCGTCCATCATCCAAATTTCTTTGAATGCGAGATTGAGGCCGCTGAGCTGAAAAACTATCAACTGAAAGTCAAAGAGGGCGATCGCGAACGAGTCTTCTATGACCCCTACGCCTTCCGCTCCGCCAAACTCACCGAATTTGACCGCTATCTCTTCGCCGAAGGCAACCACCATCGCATTTACGAAAAACTCGGCGCCCACCCCACCGAAATCAACGGCATTGCCGGGGTTTACTTTGCCGTCTGGGCCCCCAACGCCCGTAACGTCTCCATCGTTGGCGACTTCAACGAATGGGACGGCCGCAAAGACCAAATGGAACGTACCGAGAGCGGAATCTGGGAACTGTTTATCCCCCAACTGCCCTCAGGAACCATTTATAAATACGAAATCAAAAACCCAGAAGGACACATCTACCTCAAATCTGACCCCTACGGCTTCGCCCAACAAGTGCGGCCCGACACCGCCTCCAAAGTCGTGGACCTCAACCAATACCAATGGCAAGATGAAGACTGGTTAGAACAACGTCGTCACCAAGACCCCCACGACCAGCCCATCTCCGTCTACGAACTCCATGCCGGCTCCTGGCTCCATACCGGCGCGGAACATCCCCCCGACAGCGGTGAGGTGGTGCGCGTCTCCGAGAAACCCGAAGGACGCTTCCTCACCTACCGAGAACTCGCCGACAAACTCATCCCCTACGTCAAAGATCTGGGATACACCCACATTGAACTCCTCCCCATCGCCGAACATCCCTATGATGGTTCCTGGGGCTATCAAGTGGCTGGCTATTTCGCCCCCACCTCCCGCTTCGGCAGTCCCGAAGACTTCATGTATTTCGTTGACCAATGTCACGCCAACGACCTGGGCGTGATTGTGGATTGGGTTCCCGGCCATTTCCCCAAAGATAGCCATGGCCTAGCGTACTTTGACGGAACCCACCTCTACGAACATGACGACCCCCGCAAAGGAGAACACAAAGAATGGGGAACCTACGTCTTCAACTACAGCCGTCACGAAGTCCGTAACTTCCTCGTCTCCAATGCCCTCTTCTGGTTTGACAAGTACCACATCGATGGCATTCGCGTCGATGCCGTGGCCTCGATGCTGTACCTGGACTACAACCGCAACGATGGCGAGTGGGTTCCCAACCGCTACGGCGGCCATGAAAACCTAGAAGCCGCCGACTTCCTACGGCAACTGAACTATCTCATCTTTGGCTATTATCCCGGCATCCTCTCCATCGCCGAAGAATCCACCGCCTGGCCCCTCGTCTCCCGGCCCACCTATCTCGGCGGCTTAGGCTTTAACTTCAAATGGAACATGGGTTGGATGCACGACATGCTGGACTACTTCAGCGAAGATCCCATCCATCGCCGCTATCATCACAACCATGTCACCTTCAGTTTGATGTACGCCTTCAGTGAAAACTTTATGTTGGCGTTATCCCACGATGAGGTGGTGCATGGCAAAGGTAGCCTCTGGGATCGGATGCCTGGGGATGACTGGCAGAAATTCGCCAATCTGCGCTGTCTGTTCAGCTATATGTTTACCCACCCTGGCAAGAAAACCATGTTTATGGGCATGGAGTTTGGCCAGCATAAAGAATGGAATGCTTGGGGAGATTTGCAATGGGAACTGCTCAATCACGAGTCTCATCAGAAGTTTAAGCAGTTCTTCAAAGACCTCAATGGCATCTATCGCAGCCAACCGGCACTCTACACCCAGGACTTCTCCGATGAGGGCTTTGAATGGATTGACTGCAACGATGCCGACAACAGCGTCGTCTCCTTTATCCGCAAAGACCAATACAGCGATGAGTTTGTCGTCACCGTCTGTAACTTCACCCCGGTTCCCCACCATGACTATTGGATTGGTGTGCCCCAGGCCGGCTTCTATGAAGAGCTTTTCAACAGTGATGCCGAATGCTATGGCGGCAGCAATATGGGCAACGGCGGCGGCAAAGCCACAGTGGAGTGGTCGAATCCCAAATGGCACCAGGCCTTGCCCTTATGTTTGCCTCCCTTGAGTGTGATGGTCTTTAAACATAAGCCTGACGCCTAA
- the psb35 gene encoding photosystem II assembly protein Psb35, whose translation MTYLLTTGAEQAFSYPTFAVIVGVVGFIAAAGLGSLAWYNSKRPPGWEDKERPNVVPGIDTQQ comes from the coding sequence ATGACTTACTTATTAACAACGGGTGCAGAACAAGCCTTTTCTTATCCCACTTTCGCTGTGATTGTCGGGGTTGTTGGCTTCATCGCCGCAGCAGGTTTAGGCTCACTGGCCTGGTATAACTCCAAGCGTCCGCCCGGTTGGGAAGATAAAGAACGCCCCAACGTCGTGCCTGGTATTGATACGCAACAATAG
- a CDS encoding mechanosensitive ion channel family protein, with protein MTAILQEIQTRLIQIIGEAVQLLPAILVAAVILALTKWGAKNFQRVVYQGARRLLRSRSLQSLVSQISYVAAWVTGILAAAVIAFPNLGLGDIVALLGLGSVAIGFAFQDIFKNFLAGILLLLQEPFELHDQIIVGDFEGIVEEVAIRSTQIRTYRGEQVLIPNSIVFTSPVTVLTAFSSRRTDLAIGVDYNTPLPMAVQVLKEALDGVEGIMTEPEVEVDVVGFGDSSIDLLVRYWTLPQRLEVRRAQTRVMIALKAACDRADISIPYPIRTVYHYDQREFNELFSRSESQN; from the coding sequence ATGACGGCTATTTTGCAAGAAATCCAAACTCGTCTCATCCAAATCATTGGCGAGGCGGTGCAGTTATTACCGGCTATCCTCGTGGCCGCAGTCATTCTGGCCCTGACGAAATGGGGTGCTAAGAATTTTCAGCGGGTGGTTTATCAAGGTGCGCGTCGTCTGTTGCGAAGTCGCTCCCTACAGTCGTTGGTGTCCCAAATTAGCTATGTGGCGGCTTGGGTGACGGGGATTCTAGCGGCGGCGGTGATTGCCTTTCCCAATTTAGGGTTGGGAGATATCGTGGCCCTACTGGGTTTGGGTTCGGTGGCCATTGGTTTTGCCTTTCAGGATATCTTTAAGAATTTCCTGGCGGGGATTTTGCTATTGTTGCAAGAACCCTTTGAACTCCATGATCAGATTATCGTGGGGGATTTTGAGGGGATTGTGGAAGAGGTGGCCATCCGCTCAACGCAAATTCGCACCTATCGCGGCGAGCAGGTGTTGATTCCCAATTCGATTGTCTTTACCAGTCCGGTGACGGTGTTGACGGCGTTTTCCTCTCGGCGCACGGATTTGGCGATTGGGGTGGATTACAATACTCCCCTACCCATGGCGGTTCAAGTCTTAAAAGAGGCTCTTGATGGGGTGGAGGGGATTATGACGGAACCGGAGGTGGAAGTGGATGTGGTGGGATTTGGGGATAGTTCTATTGATTTGTTAGTGCGCTACTGGACGTTACCGCAACGATTGGAGGTGCGGCGGGCCCAAACGCGGGTGATGATTGCCCTCAAGGCGGCCTGCGATCGCGCTGATATTAGTATTCCCTATCCCATTCGCACGGTCTATCATTATGACCAGCGGGAGTTTAATGAGTTGTTTTCCCGTTCGGAGAGTCAGAATTAG